One Mercurialis annua linkage group LG3, ddMerAnnu1.2, whole genome shotgun sequence DNA window includes the following coding sequences:
- the LOC126671748 gene encoding glutamine--tRNA ligase, cytoplasmic isoform X2, with translation MVEKEAENSASTPLDLFLKIGLEEKTAKNTIANTKVTNNLLAVIHEAGVTEGCNRTVGNLLYTAATKYPANALVHRPTLLGYIVSAKIKTPAQLEAAFSFLSNTASESFNSNEFEEACGVGVEVSEEDIKRTVNEVFEQNKASILELRYRTNVGDLFGHIRKRLPWADPKIVKKLVDAKLLELLGEKTAADLEKPAKQKKEKPAKVQDKKVADSPVQTSEEDLNPFLIFPNPDENFKVHTEVFFSNGSVLRCSNTRELLDKHLKATGGKVYTRFPPEPNGYLHIGHAKAMFVDFGLAKERGGCCYLRFDDTNPEAEKKEYIDHIQEIVEWMGWKPFKITYTSDYFQNLYDLAIELIRRGHAYVDHQTADEIKEYREKKMNSPWRDRPIAESLKLFDEMRVGLIEEGKATLRMKQDMQSDNFNMYDLIAYRIKFTPHPRSGDKWCIYPSYDYAHCTVDSLENITHSLCTLEFETRRASYYWLLHALGIYQPYVWEYSRLNVANTVMSKRKLNFLVTKNYVDGWDDPRLMTLAGLRRRGVTETAINAFVRGIGITRSDGSLIRLDRLEHQIREELNKTAPRIMVVLHPLKVVITNLESGSIMDVEAKKWPDAQSDDASAFYKVPFSNVVYIEHSDFRMKDSKDYYGLAPGKSVLLRYAFPIKCTEVVLAEDNETVLEIRAEYDPFKKTKPKGVLHWVPEPSSQVDPLRVEVRLFEKLFNSENPAELEDWLADLNPQSKEVVSNAFAVPSLGNATVGESFQFERLGYFTVDKDSTPDKLVFNRTVTLRDGYGKAGK, from the exons ATGGTGGAGAAGGAAGCAGAAAATTCAGCTTCGACTCCATTAGACCTGTTCTTGAAAATCGGACTCGAAGAAAAAACAGCTAAGAACACCATCGCCAACACCAAAGTCACTAACAATCTTCTCGCCGTCATTCACGAG GCGGGAGTTACTGAAGGATGCAACAGAACGGTTGGAAATCTACTTTACACT GCAGCTACGAAATACCCTGCAAATGCACTTGTTCATCGGCCTACGTTGCTTGGATATATAGTTTCCGCCAAG ATTAAAACGCCGGCACAACTAGAAGCTGCATTTTCCTTTTTATCTAATACTGCTTCTGAGAGTTTCAATTCGAATGAATTTGAAGAAGCATGTGGTGTGG GTGTTGAGGTCTCGGAAGAAGACATTAAAAGGACTGTAAATGAAGTGTTTGAACAAAATAAGGCATCAATTCTGGAGCTGCGCTATCGAACTAATG TGGGTGATCTATTTGGGCATATTCGCAAGAGGCTTCCTTGGGCTGATCCTAAAATTGTCAAG AAACTCGTAGATGCAAAATTACTCGAATTACTTGGGGAAAAGACTGCAGCTGATCTTGAGAAGCCCGCAAAACAGAAAAAGGAGAAACCTGCAAAAGTCCAG GACAAGAAAGTTGCTGATTCACCTGTACAGACATCTGAGGAAGATCTTAATCCATTCCTGATATTTCCGAATCCTGATGAAAATTTCAAG GTGCATACTGAAGTATTCTTCAGCAACGGCTCTGTTTTGAGATGCAGCAACACAAGGGAATTGCTTGATAAACACCTGAAAGCAACAGGTGGGAAAGTTTACACTCGTTTCCCTCCTGAGCCAAATGGATATCTACATATTGGTCATGCTAAG GCCATGTTTGTTGACTTTGGTCTGGCAAAAGAGCGAGGTGGATGCTGCTATCTTAG ATTTGATGATACAAACCCTGAGGCTGAAAAGAAGGAATATATTGATCACATCCAAGAAATTGTTGAGTGGATGGGTTGGAAACCCTTCAAG ATCACATATACTAGTGATTATTTCCAAAATCTTTATGATTTAGCGATCGAGCTGATACGTAGGGGTCATGCTTATGTTGATCACCAG ACAGCTGATGAAATTAAGGAGTACAGAGAAAAGAAGATGAATAGTCCATGGAGGGATCGGCCAATTGCAGAGTCTCTGAAACTTTTTGATGAAATGAGAGTAGGCCTGATTGAAGAAGGCAAGGCGACACTCAGAATGAAGCAAGACATGCAGAGTGATAATTTTAATATGTACGACCTCATTGCTTATAGAATCAAG TTCACTCCTCATCCACGTTCAGGAGACAAGTGGTGTATTTATCCAAGTTATGATTATGCTCACTGCACGGTGGATTCTCTAGAGAATATCACTCATTCG CTTTGTACACTGGAGTTTGAGACACGACGTGCTTCATATTACTGGTTGTTACATGCATTGGGCATATATCAGCCTTACGTGTGGGAATACTCGCGGCTGAATGTTGCAAACACTGTGATGTCAAAGCGTAAA TTAAATTTCTTGGTGACTAAGAATTATGTTGATGGTTGGGATGACCCTCGTCTTATGACGCTTGCTGGTTTAAGGCGTAGGGGTGTTACGGAAACTGCTATTAATGCTTTTGTTCGTGGAATTGGAATCACCAGAAG TGATGGTAGTTTGATACGCTTGGATCGGCTGGAGCATCAGATAAGAGAAGAACTTAACAAAACTGCACCTCGTATTATGGTTGTCCTGCATCCTCTAAAG GTGGTCATTACCAATCTAGAATCTGGTTCAATTATGGATGTTGAGGCGAAGAAATGGCCTGATGCACAATCTGATGATGCTTCTGCTTTTTACAAG GTTCCATTTTCTAATGTTGTATACATTGAACATTCTGATTTTCGGATGAAAGATTCGAAGGATTATTATGGGCTTGCACCGGGTAAATCTGTCTTACTCAG GTATGCTTTTCCTATAAAATGCACAGAAGTAGTCCTGGCTGAAGATAACGAGACTGTTCTGGAGATCCGGGCTGAATACGATCCTTTCAAAAAGACAAAGCCAAAG GGTGTTCTTCATTGGGTTCCTGAACCTTCCTCTCAGGTTGATCCATTGAGAGTGGAAGTCAGATTATTTGAGAAACTTTTTAATTCAGAG AATCCTGCTGAGCTTGAAGATTGGCTAGCTGATCTAAATCCACAGTCCAAGGAGGTTGTGTCCAATGCCTTTGCTGTTCCGTCACTTGGAAATGCCACTGTTGGCGAAAGTTTCCAGTTCGAACGACTTG GCTATTTTACTGTTGATAAGGACTCCACACCTGATAAACTCGTCTTCAATCGTACCGTGACCCTGAGAGATGGCTATGGTAAGGCTGGGAAATAG
- the LOC126671748 gene encoding glutamine--tRNA ligase, cytoplasmic isoform X1, with the protein MVEKEAENSASTPLDLFLKIGLEEKTAKNTIANTKVTNNLLAVIHEAGVTEGCNRTVGNLLYTAATKYPANALVHRPTLLGYIVSAKIKTPAQLEAAFSFLSNTASESFNSNEFEEACGVGVEVSEEDIKRTVNEVFEQNKASILELRYRTNVGDLFGHIRKRLPWADPKIVKKLVDAKLLELLGEKTAADLEKPAKQKKEKPAKVQIVQDKKVADSPVQTSEEDLNPFLIFPNPDENFKVHTEVFFSNGSVLRCSNTRELLDKHLKATGGKVYTRFPPEPNGYLHIGHAKAMFVDFGLAKERGGCCYLRFDDTNPEAEKKEYIDHIQEIVEWMGWKPFKITYTSDYFQNLYDLAIELIRRGHAYVDHQTADEIKEYREKKMNSPWRDRPIAESLKLFDEMRVGLIEEGKATLRMKQDMQSDNFNMYDLIAYRIKFTPHPRSGDKWCIYPSYDYAHCTVDSLENITHSLCTLEFETRRASYYWLLHALGIYQPYVWEYSRLNVANTVMSKRKLNFLVTKNYVDGWDDPRLMTLAGLRRRGVTETAINAFVRGIGITRSDGSLIRLDRLEHQIREELNKTAPRIMVVLHPLKVVITNLESGSIMDVEAKKWPDAQSDDASAFYKVPFSNVVYIEHSDFRMKDSKDYYGLAPGKSVLLRYAFPIKCTEVVLAEDNETVLEIRAEYDPFKKTKPKGVLHWVPEPSSQVDPLRVEVRLFEKLFNSENPAELEDWLADLNPQSKEVVSNAFAVPSLGNATVGESFQFERLGYFTVDKDSTPDKLVFNRTVTLRDGYGKAGK; encoded by the exons ATGGTGGAGAAGGAAGCAGAAAATTCAGCTTCGACTCCATTAGACCTGTTCTTGAAAATCGGACTCGAAGAAAAAACAGCTAAGAACACCATCGCCAACACCAAAGTCACTAACAATCTTCTCGCCGTCATTCACGAG GCGGGAGTTACTGAAGGATGCAACAGAACGGTTGGAAATCTACTTTACACT GCAGCTACGAAATACCCTGCAAATGCACTTGTTCATCGGCCTACGTTGCTTGGATATATAGTTTCCGCCAAG ATTAAAACGCCGGCACAACTAGAAGCTGCATTTTCCTTTTTATCTAATACTGCTTCTGAGAGTTTCAATTCGAATGAATTTGAAGAAGCATGTGGTGTGG GTGTTGAGGTCTCGGAAGAAGACATTAAAAGGACTGTAAATGAAGTGTTTGAACAAAATAAGGCATCAATTCTGGAGCTGCGCTATCGAACTAATG TGGGTGATCTATTTGGGCATATTCGCAAGAGGCTTCCTTGGGCTGATCCTAAAATTGTCAAG AAACTCGTAGATGCAAAATTACTCGAATTACTTGGGGAAAAGACTGCAGCTGATCTTGAGAAGCCCGCAAAACAGAAAAAGGAGAAACCTGCAAAAGTCCAG ATTGTGCAGGACAAGAAAGTTGCTGATTCACCTGTACAGACATCTGAGGAAGATCTTAATCCATTCCTGATATTTCCGAATCCTGATGAAAATTTCAAG GTGCATACTGAAGTATTCTTCAGCAACGGCTCTGTTTTGAGATGCAGCAACACAAGGGAATTGCTTGATAAACACCTGAAAGCAACAGGTGGGAAAGTTTACACTCGTTTCCCTCCTGAGCCAAATGGATATCTACATATTGGTCATGCTAAG GCCATGTTTGTTGACTTTGGTCTGGCAAAAGAGCGAGGTGGATGCTGCTATCTTAG ATTTGATGATACAAACCCTGAGGCTGAAAAGAAGGAATATATTGATCACATCCAAGAAATTGTTGAGTGGATGGGTTGGAAACCCTTCAAG ATCACATATACTAGTGATTATTTCCAAAATCTTTATGATTTAGCGATCGAGCTGATACGTAGGGGTCATGCTTATGTTGATCACCAG ACAGCTGATGAAATTAAGGAGTACAGAGAAAAGAAGATGAATAGTCCATGGAGGGATCGGCCAATTGCAGAGTCTCTGAAACTTTTTGATGAAATGAGAGTAGGCCTGATTGAAGAAGGCAAGGCGACACTCAGAATGAAGCAAGACATGCAGAGTGATAATTTTAATATGTACGACCTCATTGCTTATAGAATCAAG TTCACTCCTCATCCACGTTCAGGAGACAAGTGGTGTATTTATCCAAGTTATGATTATGCTCACTGCACGGTGGATTCTCTAGAGAATATCACTCATTCG CTTTGTACACTGGAGTTTGAGACACGACGTGCTTCATATTACTGGTTGTTACATGCATTGGGCATATATCAGCCTTACGTGTGGGAATACTCGCGGCTGAATGTTGCAAACACTGTGATGTCAAAGCGTAAA TTAAATTTCTTGGTGACTAAGAATTATGTTGATGGTTGGGATGACCCTCGTCTTATGACGCTTGCTGGTTTAAGGCGTAGGGGTGTTACGGAAACTGCTATTAATGCTTTTGTTCGTGGAATTGGAATCACCAGAAG TGATGGTAGTTTGATACGCTTGGATCGGCTGGAGCATCAGATAAGAGAAGAACTTAACAAAACTGCACCTCGTATTATGGTTGTCCTGCATCCTCTAAAG GTGGTCATTACCAATCTAGAATCTGGTTCAATTATGGATGTTGAGGCGAAGAAATGGCCTGATGCACAATCTGATGATGCTTCTGCTTTTTACAAG GTTCCATTTTCTAATGTTGTATACATTGAACATTCTGATTTTCGGATGAAAGATTCGAAGGATTATTATGGGCTTGCACCGGGTAAATCTGTCTTACTCAG GTATGCTTTTCCTATAAAATGCACAGAAGTAGTCCTGGCTGAAGATAACGAGACTGTTCTGGAGATCCGGGCTGAATACGATCCTTTCAAAAAGACAAAGCCAAAG GGTGTTCTTCATTGGGTTCCTGAACCTTCCTCTCAGGTTGATCCATTGAGAGTGGAAGTCAGATTATTTGAGAAACTTTTTAATTCAGAG AATCCTGCTGAGCTTGAAGATTGGCTAGCTGATCTAAATCCACAGTCCAAGGAGGTTGTGTCCAATGCCTTTGCTGTTCCGTCACTTGGAAATGCCACTGTTGGCGAAAGTTTCCAGTTCGAACGACTTG GCTATTTTACTGTTGATAAGGACTCCACACCTGATAAACTCGTCTTCAATCGTACCGTGACCCTGAGAGATGGCTATGGTAAGGCTGGGAAATAG
- the LOC126671747 gene encoding transcription factor MYB62 has protein sequence MRSATPNSVAKRMCNIKNNCSEEENDLRRGPWTLEEDTLLAHYIARHGEGRWNMLAKFAGLKRTGKSCRLRWLNYLKPDIKRGNLTPQEQLLILELHSKWGNRWSKIAQHLPGRTDNEIKNYWRTRVQRQARQMNIESNSKRFLDAVRCFWMPRLLQKVEQTDSTPLNNLDYSHDHRSSSSNPYLLPESFDPQISTSNLGSDQRLLSSVTESMAIQRQPNILENPETPPVLSYSDTNIFNSSLSYYDVDPGFNQAADPTAEFGTFDDSPPECQMADTNWVVDNDMADALWNLDDIWQFRFQ, from the exons ATGAGATCAGCTACGCCTAATAGTGTTGCAAAGAGGATGtgcaatattaaaaataattgcagTGAAGAGGAAAATGATCTTAGAAGAGGTCCATGGACTCTTGAAGAAGATACCTTGCTCGCTCATTACATTGCTCGTCATGGCGAAGGTCGTTGGAATATGTTGGCGAAATTCGCTG GACTGAAGAGAACCGGAAAGAGTTGTAGATTGCGATGGCTGAATTATCTAAAACCCGACATTAAGCGTGGGAACCTTACTCCTCAAGAACAGCTCTTGATTCTTGAGTTGCACTCTAAGTGGGGTAACAG gTGGTCAAAAATTGCACAGCATCTACCGGGAAGAACAGACAATGAGATCAAGAATTACTGGAGAACAAGAGTGCAAAGGCAAGCGCGACAAATGAACATTGAATCGAATAGTAAGAGGTTTCTTGACGCCGTTAGGTGTTTTTGGATGCCAAGATTGCTTCAAAAAGTGGAGCAAACTGATTCTACTCCGTTAAACAATCTTGATTATTCACACGATCATCGTTCATCTTCATCAAACCCTTATTTACTGCCGGAATCTTTTGATCCACAAATCAGTACTTCAAATCTTGGGAGTGATCAACGTCTGTTAAGTTCAGTGACGGAATCCATGGCAATCCAACGTCAGCCTAACATTCTTGAAAATCCAGAAACTCCACCAGTACTTAGTTACAGTGACACTAATATCTTTAACAGCAGCTTAAGTTATTATGACGTGGATCCCGGGTTCAATCAAGCAGCAGATCCAACGGCTGAATTTGGCACTTTTGATGATTCACCTCCGGAATGCCAGATGGCGGATACGAATTGGGTAGTTGATAATGACATGGCAGATGCTTTGTGGAACCTGGATGACATATGGCAGTTTAGGTTTCAGTAA